In Terriglobus sp. TAA 43, a single window of DNA contains:
- a CDS encoding PadR family transcriptional regulator, with protein sequence MSERADVWQGTLSLMVLKTLQSMGAQHGYGIARRIEQTSGDLLALNYGTLYPALVKLEQEGYIAAEWGNSDNNRRAKFYSLTRAGHRRLATETKSWQQTSEIMARFLALEAAK encoded by the coding sequence ATGAGCGAACGCGCGGATGTGTGGCAAGGAACCCTGAGCCTGATGGTGCTGAAAACCCTGCAAAGCATGGGCGCCCAGCATGGCTATGGCATCGCGCGCCGCATCGAGCAGACCAGCGGCGATCTCCTCGCGCTCAACTACGGCACGCTCTATCCCGCGCTCGTGAAGCTTGAGCAGGAAGGCTACATCGCAGCGGAGTGGGGCAACTCGGATAACAATCGCCGCGCCAAGTTCTATTCCCTCACCCGCGCCGGTCATCGCCGCCTCGCAACCGAAACAAAGAGCTGGCAGCAGACCAGCGAAATCATGGCCCGCTTCCTGGCGCTTGAGGCCGCAAAATGA
- a CDS encoding ABC transporter permease, with protein sequence MIAALRAFFIRVRGLWTAPSSEPGMREELAHDLALMTEDGELRGLSHEEARRQALLQLGGLEQTMQSVRDRRTLPSVEEFLQDLRFALRQLHRKPGFTLTAIFTLALGFGASIAIFAFVDAAMIKPLPYREPQRLAWVTETVEIMGPANLSWQDYQDWNQQNKSFESLAVWRYGGFQMRVGEGLVFTPAMRVSANFLATLGVHPAAGRDFAATDNLAGAAKVVMISYELWRDNFHSDPNIVNHVLDFSGDKYTVIGVLPEKFQFAPRGRLQAITAITPDKDLCEGRRSCHSLNGVARLKPGVTFQQADADVKAIAHNLESQYPDSNRGEGGVAMPLTEQVVRRIRPVLYVLLTAALLLCFIACINVASLLLARSEGRRREFALRSALGATRRRMLRQFATESITLVLTGTLSGMALALLSVRFIMLLVPQSMRDQMPFFDSVSINRDTLLFAISIALGAIILFSMIPSLRISWNALQRAIAEGNASAGSGSLSWNRVGSLLVITEVAVAVVLLAGAGLLSRSLANLLRTDLNFNSDHLVTVIVVAPGKKFPTDDSQVAIQRRVIERLATLPGVTAAGFGGIMPVSFNGNTDWIRFPDRPYDGKHIEINGRSASSTYLQTLGVPLLKGRFISEQDTVGKPLVAVVNRRFAENYFPGQNPIGKTFGNTSLEPKSMKTIVGVIDDLHEGALDDPIWPAAYYSAYQSTDQQAIALRVSSGESSVIASLPGVIHSVDPDLGMSDVMTMNDRINSSQSATLHRGAAWLAGAFAITALLLCAVGLYGVISYSISLRTREIGVRMALGARRESIYGMVLREAARLSVTGIVSGLLLSVLAASLLKSVLFGVSGWDPLTLGISCLVLGVSSFLASALPARRAATANPMEALRTE encoded by the coding sequence ATGATCGCCGCTCTGCGTGCTTTTTTCATCCGCGTGCGCGGCCTCTGGACAGCTCCGTCCAGCGAGCCCGGCATGCGTGAAGAACTTGCGCACGATCTCGCCCTGATGACAGAGGACGGCGAACTCCGCGGCCTTTCCCACGAAGAAGCCCGCCGTCAGGCGCTACTGCAATTAGGAGGACTGGAACAAACCATGCAATCCGTTCGCGATCGTCGCACACTGCCCTCGGTTGAGGAGTTCCTTCAAGACCTCCGCTTTGCACTGCGCCAGCTTCATCGCAAACCCGGCTTCACTCTTACGGCCATCTTCACACTTGCACTTGGCTTCGGCGCCAGCATCGCCATCTTCGCCTTCGTGGACGCGGCCATGATCAAGCCGCTGCCCTACCGCGAGCCGCAGCGCCTCGCATGGGTTACAGAGACCGTCGAAATCATGGGTCCTGCCAACCTCTCCTGGCAGGACTACCAGGACTGGAATCAGCAGAACAAAAGCTTTGAATCACTTGCCGTATGGCGCTATGGCGGCTTCCAAATGCGCGTGGGCGAAGGCCTTGTCTTCACGCCCGCAATGCGCGTCAGTGCGAACTTTCTTGCGACACTCGGCGTTCATCCTGCCGCTGGCCGCGACTTCGCCGCGACAGACAATCTTGCCGGAGCCGCAAAGGTTGTCATGATCAGCTACGAGTTGTGGCGAGACAACTTCCACAGTGACCCAAACATCGTGAATCACGTACTCGATTTCAGCGGCGATAAATACACCGTCATCGGCGTCCTCCCCGAAAAATTTCAGTTCGCACCGCGCGGCCGTCTCCAGGCAATTACTGCCATCACGCCGGATAAAGATTTATGCGAAGGACGTAGAAGTTGCCACTCTCTCAACGGAGTGGCACGTCTCAAGCCGGGCGTCACCTTCCAACAAGCTGACGCAGATGTGAAAGCAATCGCGCACAATCTGGAGTCACAATATCCCGACTCCAATCGCGGTGAGGGTGGCGTAGCGATGCCGCTCACAGAACAGGTCGTTCGCAGAATCCGCCCCGTGCTTTACGTCCTGCTGACTGCGGCTCTGCTGCTGTGCTTCATTGCTTGCATCAATGTCGCCAGCCTCTTGCTGGCACGATCCGAAGGCCGACGTCGCGAATTCGCATTGCGTTCCGCCCTTGGTGCAACGCGCCGCAGAATGTTGCGGCAGTTCGCAACCGAAAGCATCACGCTCGTACTCACCGGCACACTGAGCGGCATGGCACTCGCCCTGTTGAGCGTGCGCTTCATCATGCTTCTGGTGCCACAAAGCATGCGCGATCAGATGCCGTTCTTTGACTCCGTCTCCATCAACCGCGACACCTTACTCTTTGCGATCTCCATAGCACTTGGCGCCATCATCCTGTTCTCCATGATTCCAAGCCTTCGCATCTCATGGAACGCGTTGCAGCGCGCCATCGCTGAAGGCAACGCTAGTGCGGGTTCCGGCAGCCTCAGTTGGAATCGAGTGGGATCGCTATTGGTCATTACAGAAGTGGCAGTTGCAGTCGTGTTGTTGGCAGGTGCCGGATTGCTCTCGCGCAGCCTGGCAAATCTCCTACGCACAGACCTCAACTTCAATTCCGATCACCTGGTCACAGTAATTGTTGTTGCGCCCGGCAAGAAGTTCCCCACCGACGACTCACAAGTAGCCATTCAGCGCAGGGTCATCGAACGCCTCGCAACACTCCCGGGTGTCACCGCCGCAGGATTCGGCGGCATAATGCCCGTCAGCTTTAACGGCAATACCGACTGGATCCGTTTCCCCGATCGCCCCTACGACGGCAAGCACATTGAGATCAACGGCCGCAGCGCGTCATCCACATACCTGCAGACACTTGGCGTCCCACTGCTAAAGGGCCGCTTCATCTCCGAGCAGGACACCGTTGGCAAACCCTTGGTAGCCGTAGTCAATCGACGCTTCGCCGAAAACTATTTCCCCGGCCAGAACCCCATCGGCAAAACCTTCGGGAACACTTCACTCGAACCAAAATCCATGAAAACCATCGTCGGTGTCATCGACGACCTGCATGAAGGCGCCCTCGATGATCCCATCTGGCCAGCGGCATACTACTCCGCGTATCAATCGACGGATCAACAAGCCATCGCGCTGCGCGTCTCGTCCGGTGAAAGCTCCGTCATTGCATCACTTCCCGGAGTAATTCATTCCGTCGATCCCGACCTGGGGATGAGCGACGTCATGACCATGAACGACCGCATCAACAGTTCGCAAAGTGCCACACTTCATCGTGGCGCTGCATGGTTAGCGGGTGCGTTTGCGATAACCGCTCTGTTGCTCTGCGCTGTCGGACTCTATGGTGTCATCAGCTATTCCATCTCTCTCCGAACCCGCGAAATTGGCGTCCGCATGGCTCTCGGCGCGCGGCGCGAATCCATATACGGCATGGTGCTGCGCGAAGCTGCCCGCCTCAGCGTCACAGGCATCGTAAGCGGTTTGCTGCTTTCCGTGCTCGCCGCTTCGCTTCTCAAATCGGTCCTCTTCGGCGTCTCCGGATGGGATCCTCTGACACTCGGCATCTCCTGCCTTGTGCTTGGAGTTTCCTCATTCCTGGCCAGCGCCCTGCCTGCCCGTCGTGCGGCAACCGCCAACCCCATGGAAGCGCTCCGTACCGAATAA
- the uvrB gene encoding excinuclease ABC subunit UvrB, with protein sequence MDFQLATDYKPQGDQPTAIADLTQGLRDGEQHQVLLGVTGSGKTFTMAKVIEAVNRPALVLAHNKTLAAQLYHEFKQFFPNNAVEYFVSYYDYYQPEAYIPSGDLYIEKEATINDELDKLRLSATRSLFERRDCIIVSSVSCIYGLGSPEAYYGMLMLLEKGQKIRREDITRRLVEILYERNEGDFRRGTFRVRGDIIEVYPTYDELAYRIELFGDEIDSLSQIDPLFGTVKQKYSRLPIYPKSHYVVQPERKSAAIDSIVSELTDWEAQLEKEGRMVEAQRIHQRTRFDLEMIKSVGYCHGIENYSRHFSGRLPGEPPPTLFDYFPRDFMIFIDESHVTVPQLHGMWHGDRSRKGNLVDYGFRLPSAMDNRPLKFDEFENRAGQIIYVSATPGPYELTKAAGVITEQIIRPTGLVDPPVEIRPIKGQIDDLLAEIRDRVSKNERVLVTTLTKRMAEDLSGYYTEVGVKCRYMHSEIETLERVKLLRDLRKGEYDVLIGINLLREGLDLPEVSLVAILDADKEGFLRSQGSLIQTIGRAARHLNGRAILYADNMTDSMQRALDETSRRREKQLAYNEEHGITPQSVVRPIGEALVGIAEADYVDVTTDASVQDFASQQELDKHIAGLETEMREAAKNFEFEKAAKLRDTIKELRTKEFFFA encoded by the coding sequence ATGGACTTTCAGCTCGCGACGGACTACAAACCACAGGGTGATCAACCAACTGCGATCGCCGATCTGACGCAGGGATTGCGCGACGGCGAGCAGCATCAGGTTCTCCTCGGCGTCACAGGCAGCGGCAAAACCTTCACCATGGCCAAGGTCATTGAAGCCGTAAACCGTCCCGCGCTTGTCCTCGCACACAACAAGACGCTCGCCGCGCAGCTCTATCACGAGTTCAAACAGTTCTTCCCCAACAACGCCGTCGAATACTTCGTCAGCTACTACGACTACTACCAGCCCGAAGCCTACATCCCCAGCGGCGATCTCTATATCGAGAAGGAAGCCACCATCAACGACGAGTTGGACAAGCTGCGCCTCAGCGCAACGCGTTCACTCTTCGAACGCCGCGACTGCATCATCGTCTCGTCCGTCTCCTGCATCTACGGTCTCGGTTCACCGGAGGCCTATTACGGCATGTTGATGCTGCTGGAGAAGGGCCAGAAGATCCGCCGCGAAGACATCACCCGTCGTCTCGTTGAAATCCTCTATGAGCGCAACGAAGGCGACTTCCGCCGCGGCACCTTCCGCGTTCGTGGCGACATCATCGAGGTCTACCCAACCTACGACGAACTCGCCTATCGCATCGAACTCTTCGGCGACGAGATCGATTCCCTCTCGCAGATCGATCCGCTCTTCGGTACCGTCAAGCAGAAGTACTCGCGCCTTCCCATCTATCCCAAATCGCATTACGTCGTGCAGCCCGAACGCAAGTCCGCAGCCATCGACTCCATCGTGAGCGAACTTACAGACTGGGAAGCGCAACTCGAAAAAGAAGGCCGCATGGTGGAGGCGCAGCGCATCCATCAACGCACCCGCTTCGACCTTGAGATGATCAAGTCCGTCGGCTACTGCCACGGCATTGAGAACTACTCGCGCCACTTCAGCGGACGCTTGCCAGGCGAACCTCCGCCAACACTCTTCGATTACTTCCCGCGCGACTTCATGATCTTCATCGACGAATCGCACGTCACCGTTCCGCAGCTTCATGGCATGTGGCATGGCGACCGCTCGCGCAAGGGCAACCTCGTTGATTACGGCTTCCGCCTCCCCTCTGCAATGGACAACCGCCCGCTCAAGTTCGATGAATTCGAAAATCGCGCCGGCCAGATCATCTACGTCAGCGCTACGCCCGGCCCCTACGAACTCACCAAAGCCGCAGGCGTCATCACCGAGCAAATCATTCGTCCCACCGGCCTCGTCGATCCGCCAGTAGAAATCCGTCCCATCAAGGGCCAGATTGACGATCTGCTCGCAGAGATCCGCGACCGCGTATCGAAGAACGAACGTGTTTTGGTAACAACACTAACCAAACGCATGGCCGAAGATCTCAGCGGCTATTACACCGAAGTCGGTGTGAAGTGCCGTTACATGCACTCGGAAATCGAAACACTGGAACGCGTGAAACTCCTGCGGGATTTGCGCAAAGGCGAATACGACGTTCTCATCGGCATCAACCTTCTCCGCGAAGGCCTCGATCTGCCGGAAGTCTCGCTCGTCGCCATCCTTGATGCGGACAAGGAAGGCTTCCTCCGCTCGCAGGGATCACTCATCCAGACCATCGGCCGAGCCGCGCGACACCTCAACGGCCGCGCCATCCTCTACGCCGACAACATGACCGACAGCATGCAACGCGCGCTCGACGAAACCAGCCGCCGCCGCGAAAAGCAGCTTGCCTACAACGAAGAGCACGGCATCACTCCGCAATCCGTCGTTCGTCCCATCGGTGAAGCTCTCGTCGGCATCGCCGAAGCCGATTACGTCGACGTCACCACCGACGCATCCGTACAGGACTTCGCGTCGCAGCAGGAACTGGACAAGCATATCGCCGGTCTTGAAACCGAGATGCGCGAAGCCGCAAAGAACTTTGAATTTGAAAAGGCTGCGAAGCTGCGCGACACCATCAAGGAACTGCGCACAAAAGAATTCTTCTTCGCTTAG
- a CDS encoding EAL domain-containing protein codes for MAFQPIVNVANGGVYGYESLVRSESGDSAHSVLSRVPTEHFHTFDRACRSKAMSEAIRCGFLETGPTRLCVNVNPNAAINEASDLRRTCDEAAEMGFPLDRLVLELVEDEEIWDLTKLKPIIDEYREYGVKVAMDDFGAGYSGLKLLSRLKPDVIKLDMALVHAMDEDRTSQVIVKAIVQACFELGIVTIAEGVERYDQAMRLRDMGVVFQQGYYFARPAFEALPTVQFELPELQIGAATHNSSF; via the coding sequence ATGGCATTTCAGCCAATCGTGAACGTCGCCAATGGTGGCGTTTACGGTTACGAGTCCCTTGTGCGCTCTGAGAGCGGCGACTCTGCACACAGCGTTCTTTCGCGTGTGCCTACGGAACATTTCCATACGTTTGATCGCGCGTGTCGATCCAAAGCGATGTCTGAGGCCATTCGTTGCGGGTTTCTCGAGACTGGTCCAACTCGTCTTTGTGTGAATGTGAATCCGAACGCGGCGATCAACGAGGCGAGCGATCTTCGGCGTACATGTGATGAAGCCGCCGAGATGGGGTTCCCGCTGGATCGGCTTGTGCTCGAGCTGGTGGAAGATGAAGAGATCTGGGATCTGACGAAGCTAAAGCCCATCATCGATGAGTATCGCGAGTACGGCGTGAAGGTGGCGATGGATGACTTCGGCGCGGGCTATTCCGGCCTGAAGCTGCTGTCGCGGCTGAAGCCCGATGTGATCAAGCTGGATATGGCGCTTGTCCATGCGATGGATGAAGACCGCACGTCGCAGGTGATTGTGAAAGCGATTGTGCAAGCCTGCTTTGAACTAGGCATTGTGACCATCGCAGAGGGAGTGGAGCGCTACGACCAGGCGATGCGTCTGCGCGATATGGGCGTGGTCTTTCAGCAGGGTTATTACTTCGCCCGGCCCGCTTTTGAGGCGCTTCCCACTGTCCAGTTCGAGTTGCCGGAGTTGCAGATCGGCGCGGCGACCCACAACTCCTCTTTCTAA
- a CDS encoding Ig-like domain repeat protein codes for MALAFFVMASSAPSQTRLILNSGNTMTTLSGSGSDGKTTAGDALTTRMGTPRTVRYDAAGNLFVVDSRNNIVTRITPAGQLAVIAGTGREGYEGDGGAATNALLNRPTSIALRPDGTLFIADTGNHCIRSVSPDGTITTVTGNGKPGDSGDGRNAKTAQLRNPSGLALDADGTLLIADTGNHRIRRLAANGTIVAVAGTGKEGNSGDGESAANATFRRPTSLLALNDGKILIADTDARRIRILSPDGTIGPYGSTTFRSPEGMTLDASGNIVVADAQLQQVLQTSTTGSNTLAGNGKQGTSATGALNSPSSVATDASGGIAISDRGNHQVQHLALPTIDFGSIPVGRTSAAQTLLLQNAADTPLQIASIALSPAFSINANGNCGTPPFTLAAKAQCSLQLAFTPQANGSAQTIGLVQSASAPPSMLRLTGVGVSGTNLATSRISLVSDGSISYSGAPIKLTATVAGSLLTPPTGNVIFQDGNNNLATIPLAAGTAVLSTTVLTAGSHTLQAVYSGDSIYATSTSSSTTQTVVAAPDFSLTTSAASYSGSANNSVSIPITLLPLNGTLNHPTTLTISGLPSGATATFTPSTFTLAGDPVAVSLLIKIPATLALHPSNLTGILTALLLLGIFPLKRKRLPAFLLICCTFTLQGCGGFRTTASTSTASNTHRYNCTITATTTGVVGDTLIHTVPVELDLTQ; via the coding sequence ATGGCGCTTGCTTTCTTTGTCATGGCGTCGTCTGCGCCTTCGCAGACTCGCCTGATCCTCAACTCCGGTAACACCATGACTACCCTGAGCGGCAGCGGCAGTGATGGCAAGACAACTGCGGGAGATGCCCTCACCACGCGCATGGGAACTCCGCGCACGGTCCGTTATGATGCCGCGGGCAACCTCTTCGTTGTCGATAGCCGAAACAACATCGTCACTCGGATTACCCCCGCGGGCCAACTCGCTGTCATCGCCGGAACAGGACGTGAGGGATACGAGGGCGATGGTGGCGCAGCCACAAACGCTCTCCTCAACCGCCCCACGTCCATCGCCCTCAGACCCGATGGAACTCTCTTCATTGCAGATACCGGAAACCACTGTATTCGCAGCGTCTCACCCGACGGAACCATCACGACCGTTACGGGCAACGGGAAGCCCGGAGACTCAGGCGACGGAAGAAACGCTAAGACCGCCCAACTCCGCAATCCGAGCGGTTTAGCCCTCGATGCCGACGGCACTCTCCTCATCGCCGACACAGGCAATCACCGTATCCGCCGCCTCGCCGCAAACGGAACCATTGTCGCTGTTGCTGGCACAGGAAAAGAAGGCAATTCGGGTGATGGAGAATCCGCGGCGAATGCCACATTTCGCAGGCCGACATCTCTCCTGGCTCTTAACGATGGCAAGATCCTGATTGCCGATACCGACGCACGCCGTATCCGCATCCTGTCACCCGACGGCACCATCGGCCCCTACGGCAGCACAACCTTCCGCAGCCCGGAAGGCATGACACTCGACGCCTCCGGCAACATCGTCGTTGCCGATGCGCAACTGCAACAGGTGCTTCAAACGTCGACCACCGGAAGCAACACTCTCGCCGGCAATGGCAAACAAGGCACCAGTGCAACCGGCGCACTCAACTCCCCCTCTTCCGTTGCAACAGACGCTAGCGGCGGCATTGCCATCAGCGACCGCGGCAACCATCAGGTGCAACATCTTGCACTCCCCACCATCGACTTCGGAAGCATCCCCGTCGGGCGTACCTCTGCAGCACAGACATTGCTGCTACAGAATGCCGCAGACACGCCACTGCAGATCGCATCCATCGCTCTGTCGCCTGCGTTTTCCATCAACGCAAACGGCAACTGCGGCACGCCGCCCTTCACACTCGCAGCGAAGGCTCAGTGCTCCCTCCAGTTAGCGTTTACTCCACAAGCCAATGGAAGCGCACAAACAATCGGCCTGGTCCAATCCGCCTCTGCACCGCCGTCCATGTTGCGACTCACAGGCGTCGGAGTCTCCGGCACAAACCTCGCAACGTCGCGCATCTCGCTGGTCAGCGACGGCTCCATCAGCTATTCCGGAGCCCCCATCAAGCTCACAGCAACGGTGGCAGGTTCTTTGCTAACGCCTCCCACGGGCAATGTCATCTTCCAGGACGGCAACAACAATCTCGCCACCATACCGCTCGCAGCAGGGACTGCCGTACTCTCCACAACCGTGCTCACGGCTGGCTCTCACACACTCCAGGCCGTCTATAGCGGCGACAGCATCTACGCCACCAGTACATCGAGCTCAACCACGCAGACGGTTGTCGCAGCGCCTGATTTCTCTCTCACAACATCCGCAGCCAGCTACAGCGGCAGCGCCAACAACTCAGTGAGCATCCCCATCACGCTCTTACCGTTAAACGGCACACTGAATCACCCCACCACACTCACCATCAGCGGCCTGCCCAGCGGAGCCACAGCGACCTTTACACCATCCACGTTTACTCTGGCGGGAGACCCGGTCGCGGTATCGCTGCTGATCAAAATCCCCGCAACACTCGCGCTTCATCCTTCCAATCTCACCGGCATACTCACGGCGTTGCTTCTGCTCGGCATCTTCCCCCTGAAACGAAAGCGCCTCCCTGCCTTCCTACTAATCTGCTGCACATTCACACTGCAAGGGTGCGGCGGTTTCCGCACCACGGCCAGTACCAGCACCGCAAGCAACACACACCGCTACAACTGCACCATCACCGCCACCACCACAGGCGTCGTGGGCGACACGCTCATCCACACCGTCCCAGTGGAACTGGATCTCACGCAATGA
- a CDS encoding glutamine synthetase family protein — protein sequence MSGNYRDFLELSYAELEDLNLAAKDQRKQRVAIDKIQEERLKYLTDTKGIKAVTVLFSDLEGRLHMLDYDKKFLVNSYDNLTFDGSSIRGFTAQKESDLRLGLDWNAFYWTPSDVFGTGKVMVFGEVIDKNGAPYAADLRGILKQYANKMYSEKGYTLNAANEVEGFLFEGVDAERSYHKTGSFEYVNAGGYYHSLPGDPLREFIDTAAEVQRAMGFENEKDHPEVAPSQFEINYTYGDVVSAADQIQLYKLICRQVATQMGMTATFLPKPVTGVNGSGMHTNVSITKDKKNLFFDKAGEENMSELAWSFIDKILTHGNDICLLLNSSVNAYRRLDPHFEAPNQIKASATDRGSMVRIPIGNEKSARVEVRSVGPDANPYGVLYSVFKTGLDGQVGNIENLRQAARYLPDNIYTAIENFQGSEWITTLLGSDVKERFAELKKASADRCPRLLGTVVKGSEVQFHHEVYNQLLWGQF from the coding sequence ATGTCCGGCAACTACCGCGATTTTCTCGAACTGTCGTATGCAGAACTCGAAGACCTTAACCTGGCAGCTAAGGACCAGCGCAAGCAGCGCGTGGCAATCGACAAGATTCAGGAAGAGCGTCTGAAGTACCTGACGGACACGAAGGGCATTAAGGCCGTCACCGTGCTGTTCAGCGACCTGGAAGGCCGCCTGCACATGCTGGACTATGACAAGAAGTTCCTGGTCAACAGCTATGACAACCTGACCTTTGACGGTTCTTCGATCCGTGGCTTTACAGCGCAGAAGGAATCCGATCTTCGCCTTGGCCTGGATTGGAACGCGTTCTACTGGACGCCGTCGGATGTGTTCGGCACCGGCAAGGTTATGGTCTTCGGCGAAGTGATCGACAAGAACGGCGCACCGTATGCTGCCGATCTGCGTGGCATCCTGAAGCAGTACGCGAACAAGATGTACAGCGAGAAGGGCTACACCCTGAACGCTGCGAACGAAGTCGAGGGCTTCCTGTTCGAGGGTGTGGATGCGGAGCGCAGCTATCACAAGACCGGTAGCTTCGAGTACGTAAACGCCGGTGGCTACTACCACTCGCTGCCTGGCGATCCGCTGCGTGAGTTCATTGACACCGCTGCGGAAGTACAGCGCGCGATGGGTTTCGAAAACGAGAAGGACCACCCGGAAGTTGCGCCTTCGCAATTCGAGATCAACTACACCTATGGCGATGTGGTTTCCGCTGCTGACCAGATCCAGCTGTACAAGCTGATCTGCCGCCAGGTTGCTACGCAGATGGGTATGACCGCAACGTTCCTGCCTAAGCCCGTTACCGGTGTGAACGGCAGCGGCATGCACACCAACGTTTCCATCACCAAGGACAAGAAGAACCTCTTCTTCGACAAGGCCGGTGAAGAGAACATGAGCGAACTGGCATGGAGCTTCATCGACAAGATTCTGACGCACGGCAACGACATCTGCCTGCTGCTGAACTCGTCAGTGAATGCGTACCGCCGTCTCGATCCGCACTTCGAAGCTCCGAACCAGATCAAGGCTTCGGCTACGGATCGTGGATCGATGGTTCGTATTCCCATCGGCAACGAGAAGTCTGCTCGTGTTGAGGTTCGTTCGGTTGGTCCGGATGCGAACCCGTACGGTGTGCTGTACTCGGTCTTCAAGACGGGTCTGGACGGACAGGTTGGCAACATTGAAAACCTGCGTCAGGCTGCTCGCTACCTGCCGGACAACATCTACACCGCGATCGAGAACTTCCAGGGATCGGAGTGGATCACGACTCTGCTCGGTTCGGATGTGAAGGAGCGCTTTGCTGAGTTGAAGAAGGCTTCGGCTGACCGTTGCCCGCGTCTTCTGGGCACCGTCGTGAAGGGCAGCGAAGTGCAGTTCCACCACGAAGTCTACAACCAGCTCCTCTGGGGCCAGTTCTAG
- a CDS encoding pyruvoyl-dependent arginine decarboxylase: protein MNMVPKRIFFTKGVGKHKERLTSFEMALRDAGIAAQNLVRVSSIFPPKCKLITRKEGLKYLNPGEVVFAVVAENSTREAHRLCVSSIGVAIPTDRNTYGYLSEHHSFGETEDQAGDYAEELAAEMLATTLDVDFDPDKSWDEKKEIYRISNKIVRTANVTQSAVGDKKGLWTTTIAAAILIMDDEEK, encoded by the coding sequence ATGAACATGGTTCCGAAGCGCATCTTCTTCACGAAGGGCGTAGGAAAGCATAAGGAGCGACTCACGTCGTTCGAGATGGCGTTACGTGACGCCGGTATCGCGGCACAGAATCTGGTGCGTGTGTCGTCCATCTTCCCGCCCAAGTGCAAGCTGATTACTCGCAAGGAAGGTCTCAAGTACCTGAATCCCGGCGAAGTCGTCTTTGCAGTGGTCGCGGAAAACAGCACGCGTGAAGCGCACCGTCTTTGCGTCTCGTCGATCGGCGTGGCTATCCCCACCGATCGCAACACCTATGGCTACCTCTCGGAGCACCACAGCTTCGGCGAAACCGAAGATCAGGCCGGTGACTACGCAGAAGAGCTGGCAGCAGAAATGCTCGCCACCACCCTCGATGTAGATTTCGATCCCGACAAGAGCTGGGACGAGAAGAAGGAAATCTACCGCATCTCCAACAAGATCGTCCGCACGGCAAACGTAACGCAGTCCGCCGTGGGCGACAAGAAGGGCCTGTGGACCACCACCATCGCCGCCGCCATCCTCATCATGGATGACGAGGAGAAGTAG
- a CDS encoding low specificity L-threonine aldolase, with product MSHISTDNSQQFASDNYSGICPEAWAAMQEANHGHATPYGDDPWTARASNLFRDLFETDCEVFFAFNGTAANSMSLASLCQSYHSVICAQTAHVETDECGAPEFFSNGSKLLTAQTIDGKMTPEAIRALATSRQDIHFPRPKAVTITQSTETGRVYTLDQLKAISETTRELKMHLHMDGARFANAIAHVGCTPAEMTWKSGVEVLCFGGTKNGMAVGEAILFFNRALAEDFDYRCKQAGQLASKMRYLSSPWVGMLESGAWKRNGEHANAMAKRLNAAIADVANASIMFDVEANAVFLLASEPHLQQLRERGWRFYTFIGGGARFMFAWDTDPARVDQLAADIRAIMS from the coding sequence ATGAGCCACATCAGCACTGATAATTCGCAACAGTTCGCCAGCGACAACTACTCTGGCATCTGCCCTGAAGCATGGGCCGCCATGCAGGAAGCCAACCACGGCCACGCCACCCCTTACGGCGACGACCCATGGACGGCACGGGCCTCTAACCTCTTCCGCGATCTCTTCGAAACAGACTGCGAAGTCTTCTTCGCCTTCAACGGCACCGCGGCCAACTCCATGTCGCTCGCGTCGCTCTGCCAGAGCTACCACTCCGTCATCTGCGCACAGACAGCGCACGTGGAAACCGACGAGTGTGGCGCACCCGAATTTTTCTCCAACGGCAGCAAGCTCCTCACCGCGCAGACCATCGACGGCAAGATGACGCCAGAAGCCATCCGCGCACTTGCCACCTCGCGTCAGGACATTCACTTCCCTCGCCCCAAGGCCGTCACCATCACGCAGTCCACCGAGACGGGCCGCGTCTACACACTCGATCAGCTCAAAGCCATCAGCGAAACCACGCGCGAGTTGAAGATGCACCTGCACATGGATGGCGCACGCTTCGCCAACGCCATCGCGCACGTCGGTTGCACGCCCGCTGAAATGACATGGAAGTCCGGCGTGGAAGTTCTCTGCTTCGGCGGCACCAAGAATGGCATGGCTGTAGGCGAAGCGATTCTCTTCTTCAACCGCGCCCTCGCGGAAGACTTCGACTATCGCTGCAAACAAGCAGGCCAGCTCGCCTCCAAAATGCGCTATCTCTCATCGCCCTGGGTGGGCATGCTGGAAAGCGGCGCATGGAAGCGCAACGGCGAACACGCGAATGCCATGGCGAAGCGCCTGAATGCAGCCATCGCAGACGTAGCCAACGCCAGCATCATGTTTGACGTGGAAGCCAACGCAGTATTCCTGCTCGCCAGCGAACCGCATCTGCAACAACTTCGCGAACGCGGCTGGCGCTTCTACACCTTCATCGGCGGCGGCGCACGCTTCATGTTCGCCTGGGACACCGACCCCGCCCGCGTCGATCAACTCGCAGCAGATATCCGCGCCATCATGAGCTAA